The following coding sequences lie in one Bacteroides helcogenes P 36-108 genomic window:
- a CDS encoding SusC/RagA family TonB-linked outer membrane protein, translated as MKRPVSINVNKKTVESILPKLFPGGDVAYKLEGSHIILTKNEVKNVQIVQQSVQGRKVTGVVVDEMGEPVIGAAVRVKNGSTGAVTDLDGKFTLDVPVKGQIEISFIGYKTQVLTPQDGKLINVQLEADSQALDEVVVVGYGTSTKRSLIASVSKVETKGMEAAPTTNITEALAGRAPGLVIQGNGGGINKSSTITIRGGDTPLVVIDGIIREYQDFKTLAPGDVESVSILKDASSTAVYGSRAANGIIQVVTKKGKEGKMSIDYNYNLSLAQPSVWRDRLSSAEIAEQTNIAYANDGRDGGVRYTAEEIQKYRDGSDPFNYPNTDWRSLVLRDWAPTQKHNITMAGGTETNNYVASLGYIDQQSLYRKNTHNMQRYNVRLTQSAYIKAIGLRETASVDGYAQETTHPYSSTASGYYQVFSHIQNKSPMSIAVNKFGNPYVGSDNPVAETSDEAGYLRDNRKMLNAKLQLEWDVPYVQGLNLRGAVNYNYYIRREKDWRKDAAQYEWESTDPQYAGSSRLSRYTASNYYYTWQWFANYNRKFGKHDISALAGYEATYGLNESESMGRTGYVFNIDQFSAGPESTTSIGAGEEEYGRAGWVGQAKYNYDQKYFAEFSLRYDGSDMFPKNKRWGTFWAGSLGWSVDQEKFMESLRDNHVLDMLKLRASYGEVGADNWGKDGDTYHISRYSYLSDYGYSAKGYVINGQYYGTFYEKDPASTAITWFTSSQANVGFDFASLNNRLYGSFDYFYYKTKGFIYAPAATDAGYYAPLGTSLPKISTDAEYRRGGYEFQLGWRSNIGDFKYDVSANWTYYNTLWANDPSESITSQMNPRTRRVQNTDYYTTALHCLGFFTSDEEIRNSALPSDSYNLQPGDLKYEDVNGDGVITGADAVRIGSGNFPHSNFGISLGGSYKGWSLNVLFQGASSFNMYLGGALQGNNAQSNYIPVYSFQTDYWTPENTNAKYPRLTSYGGGKNGNNNYLGSDFWLINGSYIRLKDFSLAYDFKYKLLKNCKWITKLQASISGQNIFTISEATKYGMDPENASNENYGYPNERVIAFGINVGF; from the coding sequence ATGAAGCGTCCGGTTTCTATCAATGTGAACAAGAAAACCGTAGAAAGTATATTACCTAAACTTTTTCCGGGCGGCGATGTAGCCTATAAGCTGGAAGGTTCGCATATCATTCTGACTAAGAATGAGGTGAAGAATGTGCAGATTGTGCAGCAGTCTGTACAAGGACGTAAGGTGACCGGTGTTGTGGTTGATGAAATGGGCGAACCTGTTATTGGTGCTGCTGTCAGAGTGAAAAATGGTAGTACCGGTGCTGTGACAGATCTTGATGGCAAGTTTACTTTGGATGTTCCGGTAAAAGGACAGATTGAAATATCTTTTATCGGTTACAAAACTCAGGTTTTGACTCCTCAGGATGGTAAACTCATTAATGTTCAGTTGGAAGCGGACTCTCAGGCATTGGACGAAGTGGTAGTTGTAGGTTATGGAACCAGCACTAAACGTTCATTGATAGCTTCAGTATCTAAGGTTGAAACCAAAGGCATGGAAGCTGCTCCTACGACAAACATAACAGAGGCTTTGGCCGGTCGTGCCCCTGGATTGGTTATTCAAGGTAATGGTGGTGGTATCAATAAGTCATCTACTATTACGATTCGTGGTGGTGACACTCCGTTGGTGGTTATTGATGGTATCATCCGTGAATATCAGGACTTCAAGACTTTGGCTCCGGGCGATGTGGAATCAGTATCTATCTTGAAAGATGCTTCTTCTACCGCTGTTTATGGTTCTCGTGCAGCTAATGGTATTATTCAGGTTGTTACCAAAAAGGGTAAGGAAGGCAAGATGAGCATTGATTACAATTATAACTTGTCTTTGGCCCAGCCCAGTGTTTGGCGTGACCGTTTAAGTTCTGCTGAGATAGCAGAGCAGACCAATATTGCTTATGCAAATGATGGTCGTGACGGTGGTGTACGTTATACGGCAGAAGAAATTCAGAAATATCGTGACGGTTCTGATCCATTCAACTATCCGAATACAGATTGGCGCTCGCTTGTTTTGCGCGATTGGGCGCCGACACAGAAGCATAATATCACTATGGCCGGTGGTACAGAAACCAATAATTATGTTGCTTCTTTGGGATATATAGACCAACAATCTTTGTATCGCAAGAATACGCACAATATGCAGCGTTACAATGTTCGTCTCACTCAGTCTGCCTATATCAAGGCTATCGGTTTGAGAGAGACTGCTTCCGTAGATGGATATGCACAAGAGACGACACATCCTTACAGCTCAACTGCAAGTGGCTACTATCAAGTGTTCTCACATATTCAGAATAAGTCTCCAATGTCCATAGCTGTCAATAAATTTGGCAATCCTTATGTGGGTAGCGATAATCCGGTAGCTGAAACTTCTGACGAAGCAGGTTATTTGCGTGATAATCGCAAGATGCTGAATGCCAAATTGCAGTTGGAGTGGGATGTTCCATACGTGCAAGGTTTGAATTTGCGTGGTGCTGTCAACTATAACTATTATATCCGCAGAGAGAAAGACTGGCGTAAAGATGCGGCACAATATGAATGGGAATCTACGGATCCTCAATATGCCGGTTCTTCTCGTTTGAGTCGTTATACAGCATCCAATTATTACTATACATGGCAATGGTTTGCTAACTATAATCGCAAGTTCGGTAAGCATGATATCAGTGCATTAGCCGGTTATGAAGCTACATACGGATTGAATGAAAGTGAGTCAATGGGACGTACGGGCTATGTCTTCAATATTGACCAGTTTAGTGCCGGTCCTGAATCTACTACATCCATTGGTGCGGGTGAGGAGGAATATGGACGCGCTGGCTGGGTAGGGCAGGCTAAGTATAACTATGACCAGAAGTATTTTGCGGAATTCTCTCTTCGTTATGATGGCTCTGATATGTTCCCGAAGAACAAGCGTTGGGGTACATTCTGGGCAGGTTCATTGGGCTGGTCCGTAGATCAGGAGAAGTTCATGGAATCTTTGAGAGACAATCATGTTCTTGATATGTTGAAGCTTCGTGCTTCTTATGGTGAGGTAGGAGCCGACAACTGGGGAAAAGACGGAGATACTTATCATATCAGCCGTTACTCGTATTTGTCTGATTACGGCTACAGTGCGAAAGGTTATGTCATAAACGGTCAATACTACGGCACATTCTATGAAAAAGATCCGGCATCCACAGCCATCACTTGGTTTACTTCTTCACAGGCCAACGTCGGTTTTGACTTCGCATCTCTGAACAATCGCCTTTACGGTTCTTTTGATTACTTCTATTATAAGACCAAGGGCTTTATTTATGCTCCGGCTGCTACGGATGCTGGTTATTATGCTCCGTTGGGTACTTCTCTCCCAAAAATTTCTACCGATGCCGAGTATCGTCGTGGCGGTTATGAGTTCCAATTGGGCTGGAGAAGCAATATCGGAGATTTTAAGTATGACGTGTCTGCCAACTGGACTTACTATAACACATTGTGGGCTAATGATCCCAGTGAATCAATCACTTCACAGATGAATCCCCGTACACGCCGTGTACAGAATACAGATTATTATACTACAGCTTTACATTGCTTAGGTTTCTTCACTTCGGATGAAGAAATACGTAACAGTGCTTTGCCTTCAGATTCATATAATCTTCAACCGGGTGACCTGAAGTATGAAGATGTCAATGGTGATGGTGTGATTACCGGTGCTGATGCGGTTCGTATCGGTAGTGGTAATTTCCCTCACAGTAACTTCGGTATATCTTTGGGAGGCTCATATAAGGGATGGAGCTTGAATGTTCTGTTCCAAGGCGCCAGCAGCTTCAATATGTATTTAGGAGGCGCTTTGCAGGGTAACAACGCGCAGAGCAATTATATTCCGGTATATTCATTCCAGACTGACTATTGGACTCCGGAAAATACAAACGCCAAATATCCGCGTCTTACTTCTTATGGAGGCGGCAAGAATGGAAACAATAACTACTTGGGCAGTGACTTCTGGTTGATTAACGGTAGCTATATCCGTCTGAAAGATTTCTCTTTGGCTTATGACTTCAAGTATAAATTATTGAAGAACTGCAAATGGATTACGAAGTTGCAGGCAAGTATCAGCGGACAAAACATCTTTACCATTTCAGAAGCTACTAAGTATGGTATGGATCCGGAAAATGCCAGCAATGAAAACTATGGTTATCCTAACGAACGTGTGATAGCTTTTGGTATTAATGTCGGTTTTTAA
- a CDS encoding DUF5018-related domain-containing protein gives MKRIYLTILLMLPLMLTSCIKSGLEDIEVFHDADITSIRGLYYYYDTEVSPTGSQLFDWGNISRADVTIDKDAATIVVGKATPAAANVNQFDAKKVVMMLNISTAATIEPVEGSSALGVESDWTAGKANKYKVTAADGTVKIWTVTIQSYVLN, from the coding sequence ATGAAAAGAATATATTTAACGATATTATTGATGCTTCCGCTTATGTTAACCTCTTGCATCAAAAGCGGTTTAGAAGACATCGAGGTATTCCATGATGCGGATATCACCAGTATCCGTGGATTGTATTATTATTACGATACGGAGGTTTCTCCTACGGGCAGCCAACTTTTTGATTGGGGTAATATTTCTCGTGCAGATGTAACCATCGACAAAGATGCTGCTACAATCGTTGTAGGGAAGGCAACACCTGCCGCTGCTAACGTCAACCAGTTTGATGCCAAGAAAGTGGTAATGATGCTTAATATTTCGACTGCTGCGACCATCGAACCGGTTGAAGGTTCTTCCGCTTTAGGTGTTGAGTCTGACTGGACCGCCGGAAAGGCCAATAAATACAAGGTGACTGCAGCCGATGGCACTGTAAAGATATGGACTGTAACGATACAGAGCTACGTATTGAATTAA
- a CDS encoding glycoside hydrolase domain-containing protein, translated as MKKQFLLLAILLLSAGAASIAQNKQEYAYGVPQTSWQESLGNHRAVLQVQEAADVVLLEYAWRRADKDVDKRRFLIVNAATGDTVANIRRMVVNGEVCKLQFGPVRQAGTYYFYYLPYQVQLGGGFYSGGYLKPEPPADAQWVAKAEKTKKVPVAKVLKMEARTQFDSFYPMEMAATKKEADIYLKNNGRTAFYIFPEDRKNPIRMRRNIPAKWLNVKQGTAFIGTVAPNEYYAFQVGVWAAMQEVKQIAYEVTDLRCGTEVIPASAITCFNVEGVNPYGKAFKKEVNIAAGMVQSLWFGIDIPIQAKVGDYIGSLTIKDGNGNKRTVSLQITVHGSAIADRGDSEPWKHSRLRWLNSTLGISDIPTEPYLSAGGIGLDGNVIECLGRRVTVSETTGLPAQITAGENDLLNSPIRFVIETAQGEKQLSAMPLVDESTKGHVRGRWKAEDSDLQVEAAAVMEFDGWLNYVYKITPKKDVEVKDIRLVIPMRNEMGRYFLGAGLLGQDTPQTYEGKWDAPEKTVNNFGVSIATNKKSNWLWPFDSFWIGDAHGGIHCELRGSNYTGPLLNSYRPAYPESWNNGGKGGFSIRKGGEATEVVTYSGERTLKAGQPITFDFALLVTPVKPLDLKAQFTDRYYHNGSKPVPTEADVKAGVRIINVHHANEYNPFINYPFLTVDKVKDFTKEWHQRGCKVKLYYTLRELTSATTELWAIRSLGTEILRDGNGGGFPWCREHMVDGYVPQWYQHFEHSDDTGIVADAALLTSESDSRWYNYYVEGLRWMVQNMDIDGIYLDDVSFGRDILKRMRRAMNSVKPGCIIDLHSNTGFSKGPANQYAEFFPYVDKLWFGESFLYDKMTPANYLVEASGIPFGLTADMLHRGGNRWLGMQYGMTVRHPWLTEGIICDPRVVWKIWDEFGIQDSEMIGFWEQDVPVTASDEKVKITVYKKKGCTLLSVGNYSDETKSVLLNIDWEKLGIHVEKASLSAPEIPTFQKAKTWGAKDEITIEPRKGWLIYINEN; from the coding sequence ATGAAAAAACAATTTTTATTATTGGCAATTTTATTGCTTTCAGCAGGGGCGGCAAGTATTGCACAGAACAAGCAGGAATATGCTTACGGTGTGCCTCAAACTTCTTGGCAGGAGTCTTTGGGCAATCATAGAGCAGTGTTGCAAGTGCAGGAAGCTGCCGATGTGGTGTTACTGGAATATGCGTGGAGAAGGGCGGACAAGGATGTGGACAAACGCAGATTCCTCATTGTGAATGCCGCTACCGGCGATACAGTGGCTAATATTCGGCGGATGGTGGTGAACGGTGAAGTGTGTAAATTGCAGTTTGGCCCGGTAAGACAGGCAGGTACTTACTATTTTTACTATTTGCCATATCAGGTACAATTGGGTGGCGGTTTTTATAGCGGTGGCTATCTGAAACCGGAACCTCCTGCTGATGCGCAATGGGTGGCAAAGGCGGAGAAGACAAAGAAAGTACCTGTTGCCAAAGTGTTGAAAATGGAAGCACGCACTCAGTTTGACAGCTTCTATCCGATGGAGATGGCAGCTACCAAGAAGGAGGCGGATATTTATCTGAAGAATAATGGGCGGACTGCATTCTATATTTTCCCGGAAGACCGTAAGAATCCGATACGTATGCGCCGTAATATTCCTGCAAAGTGGCTGAATGTGAAACAGGGGACTGCGTTTATAGGAACGGTTGCACCAAATGAATATTATGCTTTTCAGGTAGGTGTGTGGGCTGCTATGCAAGAGGTTAAGCAGATTGCATACGAAGTGACTGATTTGAGGTGCGGAACAGAAGTGATTCCTGCATCTGCCATTACTTGCTTCAATGTGGAAGGGGTGAATCCTTATGGAAAAGCTTTCAAAAAGGAGGTGAATATAGCAGCAGGGATGGTACAATCCCTTTGGTTTGGCATTGATATTCCTATTCAGGCAAAAGTGGGTGATTATATCGGTAGTCTGACCATCAAGGATGGCAATGGCAACAAGCGGACAGTATCATTGCAGATAACTGTCCATGGCAGTGCAATAGCCGACCGTGGTGACAGTGAACCCTGGAAGCACAGCCGTTTGAGATGGCTTAACTCCACTTTGGGTATTTCGGATATTCCAACGGAACCGTATCTTTCTGCAGGTGGCATCGGCTTGGACGGCAATGTGATAGAATGTTTGGGGCGTAGAGTGACCGTGAGCGAGACGACCGGTCTTCCTGCACAGATTACAGCCGGAGAAAATGATTTGCTGAATTCACCGATTCGTTTTGTGATAGAGACGGCGCAAGGTGAAAAGCAACTTTCGGCCATGCCTTTGGTGGATGAAAGTACAAAGGGACATGTCCGTGGCCGATGGAAGGCTGAAGATTCAGACTTGCAGGTAGAGGCCGCTGCGGTGATGGAATTTGACGGATGGTTGAATTACGTTTATAAGATTACACCGAAGAAGGATGTTGAGGTGAAGGATATACGCCTGGTAATACCGATGAGAAATGAAATGGGCAGATATTTCTTGGGAGCCGGACTGCTGGGACAAGATACACCGCAAACTTATGAAGGAAAATGGGATGCACCGGAGAAGACTGTCAATAACTTCGGTGTATCCATCGCCACAAATAAAAAGTCGAATTGGCTGTGGCCGTTCGATAGCTTCTGGATTGGTGATGCTCATGGAGGCATTCATTGTGAGCTACGGGGAAGCAATTACACCGGTCCGTTGTTGAATTCCTATCGCCCGGCTTATCCGGAGAGCTGGAACAATGGTGGAAAGGGGGGATTTTCTATCAGGAAAGGTGGAGAAGCGACTGAAGTGGTGACTTATAGCGGCGAACGCACTTTGAAAGCCGGGCAGCCGATTACATTTGATTTTGCCTTGCTTGTAACTCCTGTGAAGCCTCTTGATCTGAAAGCGCAATTTACGGACAGATATTATCATAACGGCAGCAAGCCTGTGCCCACGGAGGCAGATGTGAAAGCAGGTGTACGGATTATTAACGTGCATCATGCCAATGAATACAATCCGTTCATCAACTATCCTTTCCTGACTGTGGATAAAGTGAAAGATTTCACGAAAGAGTGGCATCAGAGAGGATGCAAAGTGAAACTCTATTATACATTGCGAGAGTTGACAAGTGCGACTACCGAACTGTGGGCTATCCGCAGTCTTGGAACAGAAATCCTGAGAGATGGAAACGGAGGCGGCTTTCCATGGTGCAGAGAGCACATGGTGGACGGATATGTGCCGCAGTGGTATCAGCACTTTGAGCATAGTGACGACACCGGAATTGTGGCGGATGCAGCCTTACTGACTTCCGAGTCTGATTCCCGTTGGTATAATTATTATGTAGAAGGTCTGCGCTGGATGGTGCAGAACATGGATATTGATGGAATTTACTTGGACGATGTTTCCTTCGGCCGTGACATTCTGAAAAGAATGCGCCGTGCCATGAATAGTGTAAAGCCGGGGTGCATCATTGATTTGCATTCCAACACAGGCTTCTCCAAGGGACCGGCCAATCAGTACGCTGAATTTTTCCCGTATGTGGACAAGCTTTGGTTTGGTGAAAGCTTTCTATACGATAAAATGACGCCTGCCAACTATTTGGTAGAGGCTTCGGGCATTCCTTTCGGGTTGACTGCCGACATGCTGCATCGTGGCGGAAACAGATGGTTGGGCATGCAATACGGAATGACAGTGCGCCATCCTTGGTTGACGGAAGGAATTATCTGCGATCCGCGCGTTGTATGGAAAATATGGGATGAATTCGGTATTCAGGATTCAGAAATGATTGGCTTTTGGGAACAGGACGTGCCGGTGACTGCCTCCGATGAAAAAGTGAAAATCACTGTGTATAAGAAGAAAGGATGTACGTTGCTGTCTGTCGGAAACTATTCTGATGAGACAAAGAGTGTGCTTTTGAATATCGATTGGGAGAAGTTGGGCATTCATGTGGAAAAGGCCTCATTGTCAGCTCCCGAAATACCTACTTTCCAGAAAGCGAAGACATGGGGAGCAAAAGACGAAATTACGATAGAACCTCGCAAAGGATGGTTGATTTATATTAATGAGAACTAA
- a CDS encoding acyltransferase family protein: protein MKNALQQDSLKISSSRLASLDVLRGFDLFLLVFFQPVLMSLGQQLNLPFMDVVLYQFDHEVWEGFRFWDLIMPLFLFMTGVSMPFSFAKYQSSPDKCIIYRKIFRRVLLLFLLGMVVQGNLLGLNPKHIYFYTNTLQAIAVGYLIAGMILLHCRIKVQLIVTVLLLVVYWIPMTFMGDFTPEGNFAEQVDRWILGRFRDGVYWNDDGTWSFAPWYNYTWVWSSLTFGVTVMSGSFAGQMMKRAGKDRGKVALHLLLIGIALVIVAWLWSLQMPIIKRIWTGSMVLLSSGYCFLLMALFYYWIDVRGHSKGLEWLKIYGMNSITAYVLGEVVNFRCVAASVSYGLEQYLGGYYAVWLSFANYLILFFILRIMYKHCVFLKI from the coding sequence ATGAAGAATGCCTTACAACAAGACTCTTTGAAAATATCTTCCTCCCGTTTAGCATCTTTGGATGTTTTGCGTGGTTTTGACCTCTTTTTGCTCGTATTCTTTCAACCGGTTTTAATGTCTCTGGGGCAACAATTGAATTTGCCTTTTATGGATGTTGTTCTCTATCAATTTGACCATGAAGTATGGGAAGGGTTCCGCTTTTGGGACTTGATAATGCCGCTTTTTCTTTTTATGACGGGTGTTTCCATGCCTTTCTCTTTTGCAAAATACCAGTCTTCTCCTGACAAATGCATTATTTATAGGAAAATATTCCGTAGAGTATTGTTGCTGTTTCTTTTAGGAATGGTGGTGCAAGGCAACCTGTTGGGGCTGAATCCTAAGCATATCTATTTCTATACAAATACATTGCAGGCTATTGCTGTGGGATATCTGATAGCTGGTATGATACTGCTGCATTGTCGCATTAAAGTACAACTGATTGTGACGGTTTTGTTGTTAGTGGTATATTGGATACCGATGACTTTCATGGGAGATTTTACTCCTGAAGGAAACTTCGCCGAACAAGTGGATCGTTGGATATTGGGACGTTTCCGTGACGGGGTCTATTGGAACGATGATGGTACATGGAGCTTTGCTCCGTGGTACAATTACACATGGGTATGGAGCAGTTTGACATTTGGCGTTACAGTGATGTCGGGCTCTTTTGCCGGGCAAATGATGAAAAGGGCAGGGAAGGATCGCGGGAAGGTAGCTCTGCACTTGCTGCTGATAGGTATTGCTTTGGTTATTGTGGCTTGGCTGTGGAGTTTGCAAATGCCGATTATCAAAAGGATATGGACAGGAAGTATGGTGTTGCTTTCCAGTGGTTATTGTTTCTTGCTGATGGCCTTGTTCTATTATTGGATTGATGTTCGTGGACATTCCAAAGGATTGGAATGGCTGAAGATTTATGGCATGAATTCCATAACGGCCTATGTATTGGGTGAGGTGGTGAATTTCCGCTGTGTAGCGGCTTCGGTGAGCTATGGGCTGGAACAGTACTTAGGGGGATATTATGCCGTATGGCTTTCGTTTGCCAACTATCTGATTCTATTCTTTATATTGCGCATTATGTATAAACATTGTGTGTTCTTGAAAATTTGA
- a CDS encoding RagB/SusD family nutrient uptake outer membrane protein, producing MKKNKLIKYACLGILGTFMASSCSDIMDTEPFTSYSEDLVWSSKSTADAFVVGTYSSVLGLADYTSAAGRSIWTPYGNYDDLGNADGSPRESYDVSTNMGINQFSTLRNCNLIIEKAAASTGMSENEKAQLVAEGHCLRGMVFLSQAQWMGRFIPATEVYSYPEDTVKFYKMDLTANPTESYKYVMADFDAAIQGLPETSSSGRINLYAAHILRSRAALQAYAYTKDESYLTKALESCNAVINSGKYSLVNSEAAYKNMFLAGGAYSSPEIILAYYRLANNTTCGSITEIQNTVPNISNDDLAQTGATDRLANPGGVRVLESWARYFPTQDLVDQFLVNDETTGAAVAWWESSQYKNNVTEMDPSTCKQGSVGSNTDTKRYMPTETEAAESLSWSNGQKSRCIVRYGELKAGAEKNISQLMYENRDARFYGTVVYDQSTWQGETITTNFGGNAWSGCREGSPSSWYTTNSNYYWRKGVYEVSPRPYVSNQTDYHYVICRLAEAYLNAAEVYLYKKEVANAVKMLNVTRTTHGQIHESTATTLAEAWSDYKRERICEFVFEGGSNLYHSMLRWGLANSAKATFSDGYADADVIPELDMPVSKIYISNDRKKMAVGYITFADQYKRKFTPERRYLMPIPQGFIDDRNAYGITTTQNPGW from the coding sequence ATGAAAAAGAACAAACTAATAAAATATGCCTGCCTTGGAATATTGGGTACTTTCATGGCAAGTTCGTGTAGTGACATCATGGACACTGAACCGTTCACATCTTATAGCGAAGATTTGGTATGGAGTTCTAAATCTACGGCTGATGCCTTTGTAGTGGGAACGTATAGCAGTGTATTGGGGCTGGCAGATTATACAAGTGCTGCCGGTAGATCTATTTGGACTCCTTATGGCAATTATGATGATTTGGGCAATGCTGACGGTAGTCCGCGTGAAAGCTATGATGTGAGCACGAATATGGGTATCAACCAGTTCAGTACACTGCGAAACTGTAACCTTATTATTGAAAAAGCGGCTGCATCTACCGGTATGTCCGAAAATGAAAAGGCGCAGTTGGTAGCCGAAGGCCATTGTTTGCGTGGTATGGTTTTCTTGTCTCAGGCACAATGGATGGGACGTTTTATTCCGGCAACAGAAGTATATTCTTATCCGGAAGATACGGTGAAATTCTATAAGATGGATTTGACGGCCAATCCTACTGAATCCTACAAGTATGTGATGGCTGATTTTGATGCCGCTATCCAAGGATTACCCGAAACATCAAGTTCAGGCCGTATAAATTTATATGCTGCCCATATCTTGCGTTCACGTGCTGCTTTGCAAGCTTATGCTTATACGAAAGATGAAAGTTATCTGACCAAGGCTTTGGAGTCGTGCAATGCTGTAATTAATAGCGGTAAGTATTCTTTAGTAAATTCGGAAGCGGCCTATAAGAATATGTTTTTGGCCGGTGGAGCTTATAGCTCTCCCGAAATAATTTTAGCCTATTACCGTTTGGCGAATAATACGACTTGTGGAAGTATTACTGAAATTCAGAATACAGTTCCCAATATCAGTAACGATGACTTGGCTCAGACGGGAGCAACAGATAGATTGGCCAATCCTGGTGGTGTACGTGTTTTGGAAAGTTGGGCACGATACTTCCCTACACAGGATCTGGTGGATCAGTTCCTTGTGAATGATGAAACGACAGGCGCTGCAGTGGCTTGGTGGGAAAGCTCACAATACAAGAACAATGTTACGGAAATGGATCCAAGTACCTGTAAGCAAGGATCGGTTGGTAGCAATACAGACACTAAACGATACATGCCTACGGAAACGGAGGCTGCTGAGTCACTCAGTTGGAGTAACGGACAGAAATCAAGATGTATTGTCCGTTATGGTGAATTGAAAGCTGGTGCTGAGAAAAATATTTCTCAGTTGATGTATGAGAATCGTGATGCACGTTTCTATGGCACAGTGGTTTACGACCAAAGCACTTGGCAGGGTGAAACTATCACTACTAATTTCGGTGGTAACGCGTGGAGTGGTTGTCGTGAAGGATCCCCTTCTTCTTGGTACACCACCAACTCCAATTATTATTGGCGTAAAGGCGTTTATGAAGTTTCCCCGCGTCCTTATGTAAGTAACCAGACTGATTATCACTATGTAATATGTCGTTTGGCAGAAGCTTATCTGAATGCGGCTGAGGTCTATTTGTATAAGAAAGAAGTAGCCAATGCGGTAAAGATGTTGAATGTAACCCGTACCACTCATGGACAGATTCATGAATCTACAGCCACAACTTTGGCTGAGGCATGGAGTGACTATAAGCGCGAACGTATTTGTGAATTTGTATTTGAAGGTGGAAGCAATCTTTATCATAGCATGTTGAGATGGGGACTTGCCAATAGTGCAAAAGCTACTTTCAGTGATGGATATGCAGATGCGGATGTTATTCCTGAATTGGATATGCCGGTCAGCAAGATTTATATCTCCAATGACCGTAAGAAGATGGCTGTCGGCTATATCACTTTCGCGGATCAGTATAAGCGTAAGTTCACGCCTGAACGCCGCTATCTGATGCCGATTCCACAAGGCTTCATCGATGATCGTAATGCGTATGGTATCACTACAACGCAAAATCCGGGTTGGTAA
- a CDS encoding 6-bladed beta-propeller gives MKNIKILSILLSLFILSCSEQGKVDYDVIHVDFSKSQPLNLAEMVKSISVIPLETNDSCLIKRIASMQVQDGMMYINNDRNEVMLFDKHGKFVRSTHSLLGQGPEDYTGAPSMYIDEKGTIGIYENFIPRIREYDKNLHLTRSYNVNVPDSTRSAMEWRCHAKLTDDVYIINDPKDFYFYSVKQEKVLETIHFDYPDLIGITSLFRLARYNGSLYYSHSYPCDTLYRVDSSSLSLQPAVVYDFGGESVDVSKIDRGMSADYYMNYLMQTKNIVVMDKFRLQDIDICYFLKDGFYIACQKKGGKVNVYKQGENCTLPVPTAVEGNKFYYAATPGKIDKYIDTKLMDMQDIQRLKLVNEDDNQVIICYELR, from the coding sequence ATGAAAAACATTAAGATTCTAAGTATATTATTGTCTCTTTTTATTTTGTCTTGCTCAGAACAAGGTAAGGTAGATTATGATGTCATCCATGTGGACTTTTCAAAATCTCAGCCGTTGAATTTAGCTGAGATGGTGAAATCGATTTCTGTCATCCCTTTGGAAACGAACGATTCTTGCCTGATAAAGCGAATTGCATCAATGCAAGTGCAAGATGGGATGATGTATATAAACAATGACCGGAATGAAGTGATGCTATTTGATAAACACGGAAAGTTCGTTCGTAGCACTCATAGCCTTTTGGGACAGGGGCCGGAGGATTATACGGGTGCTCCCAGCATGTATATTGATGAAAAAGGGACAATCGGTATTTATGAGAACTTTATTCCGCGGATAAGAGAATATGACAAGAATTTACATTTAACCCGTTCATACAATGTAAATGTGCCGGACTCTACACGTTCTGCAATGGAATGGCGGTGTCATGCCAAGCTGACAGATGATGTGTATATCATCAATGACCCCAAAGATTTCTATTTCTACTCGGTGAAACAGGAAAAAGTTCTTGAGACAATACACTTCGACTATCCTGATTTGATAGGGATAACTTCGCTTTTCAGGTTGGCAAGATATAACGGTTCGTTATACTATTCGCATTCTTATCCCTGTGACACGCTCTACCGCGTCGATTCGAGCAGTTTGTCCTTACAGCCGGCCGTGGTTTATGATTTTGGTGGTGAAAGCGTGGATGTAAGCAAGATAGACCGCGGAATGTCGGCTGATTACTATATGAATTATCTGATGCAAACTAAAAACATAGTTGTCATGGATAAATTCCGTTTACAAGACATTGACATCTGCTATTTCTTGAAGGACGGTTTCTACATTGCTTGTCAGAAGAAAGGTGGAAAAGTGAATGTCTATAAGCAAGGGGAGAATTGTACGCTTCCTGTCCCGACTGCAGTAGAAGGCAACAAATTCTATTATGCCGCAACACCGGGGAAAATAGATAAGTATATTGATACCAAGTTGATGGATATGCAGGACATACAACGGCTGAAGCTGGTGAACGAAGATGATAACCAAGTTATTATTTGCTATGAACTGAGATGA